A region of Thermovibrio ammonificans HB-1 DNA encodes the following proteins:
- the uppS gene encoding polyprenyl diphosphate synthase, producing the protein MEIENLPVHVGIIMDGNGRWAKRRGLPRIEGHRVGAQTTERIVIAASNIGIRYLSLFAFSTENWKRPKEEVNFLFHLMYEYVRSKLNLFLENNVRFRAMGRLWELPTYLREGFAWMEEQTAHCTGMTAVFAVNYGGRQELLDAFNRAVAAGERELTEDTLRKYLYLPELPDLDLLIRTSGELRISNFLLWQSAYTELWFTQTLWPDFTEEEFKKALLDYSRRERRFGGLK; encoded by the coding sequence ATGGAGATAGAGAACCTACCTGTTCACGTTGGCATCATTATGGACGGAAACGGCCGGTGGGCAAAGCGCAGGGGGCTACCCCGTATAGAGGGCCACAGAGTCGGTGCTCAAACTACGGAGAGGATAGTTATAGCGGCAAGCAACATCGGAATTCGTTATCTATCGCTTTTTGCCTTCTCAACGGAGAACTGGAAGAGGCCAAAGGAGGAGGTAAACTTCCTCTTCCACCTTATGTACGAGTACGTAAGGAGCAAGTTGAACCTCTTCCTCGAGAACAACGTCCGTTTTAGGGCTATGGGGCGGCTCTGGGAGCTTCCCACCTACCTTCGAGAGGGTTTTGCCTGGATGGAGGAGCAGACCGCCCACTGCACCGGAATGACCGCCGTTTTTGCCGTTAACTACGGCGGCCGCCAGGAGCTTTTAGACGCCTTTAACAGGGCCGTGGCCGCCGGTGAAAGGGAGCTCACCGAGGATACGCTCAGGAAGTACCTTTACCTTCCCGAACTCCCGGACCTTGACCTTCTCATAAGAACCAGCGGGGAGCTCAGAATCTCCAACTTTCTCCTCTGGCAGTCGGCTTACACGGAGCTCTGGTTCACCCAGACCCTCTGGCCCGACTTTACCGAGGAGGAGTTTAAAAAGGCCCTCTTAGACTACTCCCGCAGGGAGAGACGTTTCGGCGGGCTGAAATGA
- a CDS encoding phosphatidate cytidylyltransferase encodes MRERLLGALLVVLYASLMVFGPPTLFYVLVYLLGVVAVIELFQMAELEEFSPLGILLFSLLFLFAVNIEKAVALLSYYFSTFAVLFHTSTLFYKLLLSVPAIFGTLLLAAFALYGMKLPRNFFPVLYFLVYLSFGFVSIALLPKHLFLLLIALVWSTDTFAYLVGRYFGRRKLVPSLSPKKTVEGALGGSLFGTLFSFPVALKFGILEPGITALFILFFLTVVSQLGDLLESALKRLFGVKDSGSTIPGHGGVLDRLDSAVAVAPLLLLLGGV; translated from the coding sequence ATGAGAGAGCGTTTACTTGGTGCACTCCTTGTGGTCCTTTACGCCTCCCTTATGGTTTTCGGCCCTCCTACCCTTTTCTACGTTCTCGTTTACCTGCTCGGTGTTGTTGCCGTTATAGAGCTCTTTCAGATGGCAGAGCTCGAAGAGTTTTCACCTCTGGGGATACTCCTTTTCTCCTTGCTTTTCCTGTTTGCCGTGAATATTGAAAAGGCGGTTGCCCTGCTCTCTTACTACTTTTCCACCTTTGCGGTTCTCTTCCACACGAGCACACTTTTTTACAAGCTGCTCCTTTCGGTCCCTGCGATTTTCGGCACCCTTCTCCTTGCCGCCTTTGCCCTTTACGGGATGAAGCTCCCCCGGAACTTCTTTCCGGTTCTCTACTTCCTCGTTTACCTCTCATTCGGGTTCGTCTCCATTGCCCTCCTTCCCAAGCACCTCTTCTTGCTCCTGATTGCCCTTGTCTGGTCTACCGATACCTTTGCCTACCTGGTGGGCCGCTACTTCGGCAGGAGGAAGTTAGTTCCCTCCTTGAGCCCCAAGAAGACCGTTGAGGGGGCACTGGGCGGCTCTCTCTTCGGGACGCTCTTCTCCTTCCCCGTTGCCCTGAAGTTTGGTATCCTTGAGCCCGGAATCACCGCCCTGTTCATACTCTTTTTCCTTACGGTGGTCTCTCAGCTGGGAGACCTCCTTGAGAGCGCTCTGAAGAGGCTGTTCGGAGTTAAGGACTCCGGCTCCACGATTCCCGGGCACGGAGGTGTGCTCGACAGGCTCGACAGTGCCGTTGCCGTTGCACCTTTACTACTACTTCTCGGGGGTGTTTGA